The following proteins come from a genomic window of Enterococcus gilvus ATCC BAA-350:
- a CDS encoding TMEM175 family protein: protein MIGQKYEKEVAEMKERVVVFGDAIIAIILTIIVLELPIQTAANGAVDMVSLLRAVGIYFISFCFVANLWFQTGYAFNKIDQVKNKELVIYLLLLFFLSLVPSATRLLIDDTTKQTLLIYGVLTLIVTFVMRRLIVALTGQALKDEEQRKRRVNELNKQDLGAIAFRIVWLFLGMFFVKPTLIVYLVLPIMAFLQNIVDREEDSLIASLDDEQQADYFQDRNQVWGNSVRRYSTLLRDSMKANGGADPDRWKQVMADWEDHINHEIDKRQQQLSSLDGTDKRRAENEIARLEKQKQKMAMQKAMTERRFNQQKGSNDPRLKQPKNRD from the coding sequence ATGATAGGTCAGAAGTATGAAAAAGAGGTGGCAGAAATGAAGGAACGCGTGGTGGTTTTCGGTGATGCGATCATTGCGATCATTTTGACGATCATCGTTTTAGAATTACCGATCCAGACGGCGGCGAACGGTGCTGTCGATATGGTGTCGCTGTTGCGGGCGGTGGGGATCTATTTTATTAGTTTTTGTTTTGTCGCGAATTTGTGGTTTCAGACAGGGTACGCGTTTAACAAAATTGATCAAGTGAAGAACAAAGAATTGGTCATCTACTTATTGCTACTGTTTTTCTTATCGCTGGTCCCTTCAGCGACAAGACTGCTGATCGATGATACGACGAAGCAGACGCTATTGATCTATGGGGTGTTGACCTTGATCGTGACCTTCGTCATGCGTCGATTGATCGTCGCACTAACAGGGCAAGCATTAAAGGATGAGGAACAGCGCAAACGCCGGGTGAACGAGCTGAACAAACAAGACTTGGGGGCGATCGCCTTTCGAATTGTCTGGCTGTTTCTAGGAATGTTCTTTGTGAAGCCGACCTTGATCGTTTACTTAGTCTTGCCGATCATGGCTTTTTTACAAAATATTGTGGACCGCGAGGAAGACAGTTTGATTGCCTCGCTGGACGATGAGCAGCAAGCCGATTATTTCCAAGACCGCAACCAAGTGTGGGGGAATTCCGTTCGGCGGTATTCCACCTTGCTGCGAGACTCGATGAAAGCCAACGGTGGCGCTGACCCTGATCGCTGGAAACAGGTCATGGCTGACTGGGAAGACCACATCAATCATGAGATCGATAAACGCCAGCAGCAATTGTCTTCCTTAGATGGGACGGACAAGCGGCGAGCGGAGAACGAGATCGCCCGCTTAGAAAAGCAAAAACAGAAAATGGCGATGCAAAAAGCCATGACGGAGCGCCGATTCAATCAGCAAAAGGGCTCAAACGATCCGCGGCTAAAACAACCGAAAAATCGTGATTAA
- a CDS encoding DMT family transporter: MKFKGVLLACSSGALWALSGIMCQILFEEYLVSPEWLVSVRLLSAGVLLTGLTLLQEKGRRKRKKFTPRDFVGLLLFSLIGMLGVQYTYFKAIQYSGAAIATILQFTGPIFIFLFLVANKEKRLNFFEFVLMAATFIGVFFIVMEGGTASLSLSTMGFFMGIASAVTLAFYTIQPRLLLIKYGEMRIAGLGMLIAGLAFQLIHPVWRPDFQMDRYSVGLVISIIIFGTALPFLFQLSSLRFIEASLASVLTVTEPILATILSVLLFNSQFAGMQVVGFGLVLFSVIFLTRLSDKNEQPKEERVD; the protein is encoded by the coding sequence ATGAAGTTTAAAGGTGTGTTGCTGGCGTGTTCGTCAGGTGCTTTGTGGGCCTTATCGGGTATTATGTGCCAAATTCTTTTTGAGGAGTATCTTGTTTCGCCGGAATGGCTGGTCAGCGTGCGTCTTTTGTCAGCAGGGGTGCTGTTGACTGGATTGACGCTCCTTCAAGAAAAAGGCCGACGCAAGCGGAAAAAATTTACGCCGCGAGATTTTGTCGGTCTGCTGCTGTTTTCTTTGATCGGGATGCTGGGTGTTCAATACACTTACTTTAAGGCGATTCAATATAGCGGTGCAGCGATCGCGACGATTTTGCAGTTTACAGGGCCGATCTTTATCTTTCTATTTTTAGTGGCAAATAAGGAAAAACGGCTTAATTTTTTTGAATTTGTATTGATGGCAGCGACCTTTATTGGTGTTTTCTTTATCGTGATGGAGGGTGGTACGGCATCGCTCAGTCTGTCGACGATGGGCTTTTTTATGGGCATCGCGTCAGCGGTCACGCTCGCCTTCTACACGATTCAGCCGCGGCTGCTGCTAATAAAATACGGGGAAATGCGGATCGCGGGATTAGGGATGCTCATCGCTGGTCTGGCTTTTCAACTGATTCATCCAGTCTGGCGTCCAGATTTCCAGATGGACCGCTATTCAGTTGGACTGGTCATCAGCATCATTATTTTTGGGACGGCACTGCCTTTTTTGTTCCAATTGTCGAGCTTACGGTTCATTGAGGCCTCTTTGGCTAGTGTGCTGACCGTAACGGAGCCGATTTTGGCAACGATCTTGAGTGTGCTGCTTTTTAATAGTCAATTCGCTGGGATGCAGGTCGTGGGCTTTGGCTTGGTTCTCTTCTCCGTCATTTTTCTGACACGGTTGTCTGACAAGAATGAGCAGCCGAAAGAGGAACGAGTAGACTAA
- a CDS encoding Xaa-Pro dipeptidyl-peptidase: MKINQFGLKRVSLEEAKKELMAAGFLTIDASKDATKLWFAFLRKSFLTVRDESGFISKLGNFLADETTDLADFYRSKQPVTKEVFYMMGLQQLDFEPTIDFDPGKVLEEAARIGIPMIDSDFSHSDTLIEAWYLLLTSHTKNGLNYLDKLASEGYYENNEVSRPFFFNGKAQAVFDTAKLIREVVYVEAPLDTDNDGQLDLLKLEILRPIETEDGLQVGTLFTASPYSQGVNGPAGEALTYDVNVPLERKEPTETTYEEIQYQPTPVELPAEREVKGKATHGTETFSRENNHSLNDFFLARGFAVVYGAGIGTRDSDGIQTCGSVEQTTAMAAYIEWLAGNRRAFTNRTDNIEIKAWWSNGKVAMTGKSYLGTLATACATRQIEGLETIISEAAISDWYQYYRDNGLVIAPGGFPGEDADVLAIETFSKMRNAGDWLHSKKFFMDYLNEMAKLQDRKTGNYSTFWDERNYLPFIKDIKCDVVMVHGLNDWNVKPRQVANLWDALKEVPVAKKLILHQGQHIYINNMPSLDFQDMMNLWLSHKLYGVENDAKALLPDIVYQENTAPETWHTLTDWAPASEKVYHLGAQELMDAAASGQVTFNDQLPKEQYEGYTKNIPLWEKELKEAGPMDGHRYLAKTEVLKEAIFLNGRPRVSIKVASSVDLGMLSFELIDFGTAKRLKPTPDVLAPHGLPLGRNWREDNLVEFKLGAEDEYKLITRGHINLQNRENAWKNDDLKANEFVEIDVVLHPTMYHLPAGRQIGLAVYGTDFGMTVRGNQDIAYTIDLAESQVILPLGE, encoded by the coding sequence ATGAAAATCAATCAATTTGGTTTAAAACGAGTCTCACTTGAAGAAGCGAAGAAAGAGTTGATGGCGGCAGGCTTTCTGACGATCGACGCCTCAAAGGACGCGACGAAATTATGGTTTGCGTTTTTACGAAAGAGTTTTTTAACCGTACGGGACGAAAGCGGCTTTATCAGCAAACTTGGCAATTTTTTGGCCGATGAAACGACGGATTTAGCTGATTTCTATCGGTCAAAACAACCGGTCACAAAAGAAGTGTTTTATATGATGGGGTTGCAGCAGCTTGATTTTGAGCCGACGATCGATTTTGATCCCGGAAAAGTTTTAGAAGAAGCAGCTAGAATTGGCATCCCGATGATCGACAGTGACTTTTCCCATAGCGATACCCTCATTGAAGCGTGGTATCTCTTGTTGACGAGTCACACTAAAAATGGATTGAATTATTTGGATAAGCTTGCCTCAGAGGGGTATTACGAGAACAACGAAGTGAGCAGACCGTTCTTTTTTAATGGCAAAGCGCAGGCAGTGTTTGATACGGCGAAACTGATTCGTGAAGTCGTTTATGTGGAGGCACCTCTAGATACGGACAACGATGGGCAGCTGGATTTATTAAAATTAGAAATTTTACGGCCGATTGAAACAGAAGACGGGTTGCAAGTAGGGACCTTATTTACAGCGAGTCCCTACAGTCAGGGTGTCAACGGACCTGCCGGTGAAGCATTGACCTACGATGTCAACGTGCCATTGGAACGAAAAGAACCGACAGAGACGACGTATGAAGAAATACAATACCAACCAACACCAGTGGAATTGCCAGCAGAACGAGAGGTCAAAGGGAAGGCGACTCATGGGACCGAGACCTTTAGCCGTGAAAACAATCATAGCTTAAATGATTTCTTCTTGGCGCGAGGGTTTGCGGTAGTCTATGGTGCCGGGATCGGAACGAGAGACTCTGACGGTATCCAAACCTGCGGCTCTGTCGAACAAACAACGGCTATGGCAGCATACATTGAATGGTTAGCGGGAAACCGTCGTGCCTTTACGAACCGTACAGACAACATTGAGATCAAGGCGTGGTGGAGCAATGGCAAAGTTGCCATGACCGGAAAATCATATCTAGGGACGCTGGCAACGGCGTGCGCGACGCGCCAGATCGAAGGCTTAGAAACGATTATATCTGAAGCCGCGATCTCTGATTGGTATCAATATTACCGCGACAACGGCTTAGTCATCGCACCGGGAGGATTCCCTGGAGAAGACGCGGATGTACTGGCGATCGAGACCTTCAGCAAAATGCGCAATGCGGGCGATTGGCTTCATAGTAAGAAATTCTTCATGGATTATCTAAACGAGATGGCGAAGCTGCAAGACCGCAAAACAGGAAATTATTCTACTTTTTGGGATGAGCGAAATTATCTTCCCTTTATTAAAGATATCAAATGTGATGTCGTGATGGTCCACGGATTGAATGACTGGAATGTGAAGCCGCGTCAAGTTGCAAATTTGTGGGATGCCTTGAAGGAGGTTCCTGTTGCGAAGAAGTTGATCCTGCATCAAGGACAGCACATCTATATCAACAATATGCCTTCTTTGGACTTCCAAGACATGATGAATCTTTGGTTGAGCCACAAGCTTTACGGTGTAGAAAACGATGCGAAGGCTCTCTTGCCAGACATTGTTTATCAAGAAAACACTGCGCCTGAAACTTGGCATACGTTGACCGACTGGGCACCGGCTAGTGAAAAAGTCTATCATTTGGGGGCACAGGAATTAATGGATGCTGCTGCGTCTGGACAGGTGACTTTCAACGACCAATTACCAAAGGAGCAATACGAAGGGTACACCAAAAACATCCCGCTCTGGGAGAAGGAACTAAAAGAAGCGGGACCGATGGATGGGCACCGCTACTTAGCGAAAACAGAGGTATTAAAGGAAGCTATTTTCTTGAATGGACGACCAAGAGTCTCTATAAAAGTAGCTTCGAGTGTGGATTTGGGCATGCTGAGTTTTGAATTGATTGATTTCGGAACGGCGAAACGATTGAAACCTACTCCAGATGTCTTAGCGCCACATGGCTTGCCACTAGGAAGAAATTGGCGTGAAGATAATCTTGTCGAATTCAAATTAGGCGCAGAGGATGAGTACAAGCTGATCACTCGTGGTCATATCAATCTGCAAAATCGGGAGAATGCTTGGAAGAACGACGACCTGAAGGCCAATGAATTTGTCGAGATCGACGTAGTCTTGCACCCAACGATGTATCATTTACCCGCAGGACGACAAATCGGTTTAGCGGTCTACGGGACTGATTTTGGAATGACTGTACGAGGAAATCAAGATATTGCGTACACGATTGACTTAGCAGAGTCGCAAGTGATCTTGCCACTCGGAGAATAA
- a CDS encoding zinc ribbon domain-containing protein, with protein MEEMTYCQSCGMPLTSGTHGTEHDGSQNKEYCLYCYKHGAFVDDHTMEEMIAISLTHMKEAGILEEQGKTEEEALAFMNDFFPELKRWKKSS; from the coding sequence ATGGAAGAAATGACTTACTGCCAAAGTTGCGGCATGCCCCTAACAAGCGGAACACACGGGACAGAACACGATGGCTCTCAAAATAAGGAGTACTGCCTTTACTGCTACAAGCACGGCGCTTTTGTCGATGACCATACAATGGAAGAAATGATCGCGATCAGCTTGACCCACATGAAAGAAGCAGGAATATTAGAAGAACAGGGAAAAACCGAGGAAGAAGCCTTAGCATTTATGAACGACTTCTTCCCAGAGTTGAAGCGTTGGAAAAAGTCGTCGTAA
- a CDS encoding MFS transporter, with amino-acid sequence MKKRLLFLGLIYLIFISLGLPDSILGVAWPIMSSEFHVAASSAGVIAMVVSIGTILSSFQTNRLIQKIGVGNLIVCSIFLTVLGLCGFSFSQNFFFLIISAIPLGLGAGAIDTAVNDYVALHYKAHHMNWLHGFWGIGATLGPIIMGFYLKNQNWRGGYLVLAALQFLLVLVVYASRKQWKQPQLVSHTSKGQDSLAALIKQPGVIFSLICFIFYVGVEACMGLWGSSFLVRVKGVPVSTAAFMTSTYYASLTVGRLAAGFFTFFLSSRKLLYLSELLLLIGVVFLAVGRGSFAAIGFVFTGLGSAAIFPTMLHETPKRFGTKNSARIMSLQLALAYTGTTFLPPLLGLLAERFTLAIFPYLLFLFGGIVFLATVILERNVRSSRR; translated from the coding sequence ATGAAGAAGCGTTTGTTGTTTTTGGGTTTGATTTATTTGATATTTATTAGTCTGGGTTTACCGGATTCGATTTTAGGTGTGGCTTGGCCGATCATGAGCAGCGAGTTTCATGTTGCGGCAAGTTCAGCCGGGGTGATCGCCATGGTGGTTTCAATTGGGACGATTTTGTCCAGTTTTCAAACCAATCGTTTGATCCAGAAGATCGGTGTCGGGAATTTGATCGTCTGCAGCATCTTTTTGACCGTCCTTGGTTTGTGCGGTTTTTCGTTTTCGCAAAACTTTTTCTTTTTGATCATTAGCGCAATACCGCTGGGTCTAGGAGCAGGGGCGATCGACACGGCGGTGAATGATTACGTGGCTTTGCACTATAAAGCCCATCATATGAATTGGCTGCATGGCTTTTGGGGCATTGGCGCTACGCTAGGGCCGATCATCATGGGCTTCTATTTAAAAAATCAAAATTGGCGTGGCGGGTATCTGGTTCTGGCGGCTCTGCAATTTCTTTTAGTCTTAGTGGTCTATGCTTCGCGGAAACAGTGGAAGCAGCCTCAGCTGGTTTCCCACACTAGCAAGGGTCAAGATTCACTGGCAGCCTTGATCAAGCAGCCAGGTGTCATATTTTCTTTGATCTGTTTCATTTTTTATGTCGGGGTAGAGGCCTGTATGGGCTTGTGGGGGAGCAGTTTCCTTGTCAGAGTCAAAGGCGTCCCAGTCTCAACGGCGGCTTTTATGACATCAACATACTATGCTAGCTTAACGGTCGGACGTTTAGCAGCCGGTTTTTTCACCTTCTTTTTGTCGAGCAGGAAACTTTTGTATTTAAGTGAGCTGTTACTACTAATTGGGGTCGTTTTCTTAGCAGTTGGAAGGGGAAGTTTCGCAGCTATCGGCTTTGTCTTTACCGGATTAGGCTCCGCCGCTATTTTTCCGACAATGCTCCATGAGACACCCAAACGGTTCGGAACGAAAAACTCTGCGCGGATCATGAGCTTGCAGCTGGCATTGGCGTATACGGGAACGACCTTTTTACCGCCTTTATTGGGTCTTTTGGCGGAACGCTTCACATTAGCGATTTTCCCTTATTTATTGTTCTTGTTTGGTGGGATTGTTTTCCTGGCCACAGTAATTTTAGAAAGAAACGTACGAAGCAGTCGCCGGTGA
- a CDS encoding PqqD family protein, giving the protein MTNQQQPAVNPETEELLTRVYRLRDGLHYEVRDGIVFVITEQNAWIQRVLRKIHYKIPETSEMELDKYGSFILQQIDGKRTVKEIGENLGAAIEEANDQLYDRLLIYLNHLEKNEKYIELV; this is encoded by the coding sequence ATGACTAATCAACAGCAACCTGCTGTGAATCCGGAAACGGAAGAGCTGTTGACGCGAGTGTATCGACTGAGAGACGGGCTGCATTATGAGGTACGTGATGGCATCGTGTTTGTTATTACTGAACAAAATGCATGGATTCAACGCGTGTTACGCAAAATCCACTACAAAATCCCGGAAACCTCTGAGATGGAACTCGACAAATACGGCAGCTTCATTCTTCAACAGATCGATGGAAAACGGACAGTCAAAGAAATTGGTGAAAACCTTGGCGCAGCCATCGAAGAAGCCAATGATCAATTGTACGACCGTTTATTGATCTACTTGAATCATTTAGAGAAGAATGAAAAATATATTGAGTTAGTATAA